A portion of the Musa acuminata AAA Group cultivar baxijiao chromosome BXJ1-1, Cavendish_Baxijiao_AAA, whole genome shotgun sequence genome contains these proteins:
- the LOC135678662 gene encoding putative disease resistance protein RGA3 has translation MQPEIHRPLNLQHHHILTTIIMVVEALLSSFLEILIGSTKNSVVRQIGGVWGLEEDLEKLERTLLRIQSIVGDAEEQQIKDTAVKNWLTALRDAAYAAEDVLDEFNLETLRKSNRAIENKMMGKVSDFFSSHNPLYFRFKMARKLNEVVKSIDEIAAESRKFNFAVRTQEQTPPTVRQTHSYVVESDVIGRGEEKDEIVKLLIEQQDENEKIAVLPIVGMGGLGKTTLAKLIYQDKRVERHFQLRIWVCVGSVFDLGEILKAIISSATGRQSDLKFMDMLQCSVRDVLAGKRYLLVLDDVWNEDSSKWDDLKALLACGGDGSRVVVTTRSDGVSSMMGTLTTHKLPFLSEEDSWDLFRRRAFPSGQDDDKQQHQNLVEIGKAIVTKCGGLPLAVKALGSMMSYQNDEREWSAIKESSIWATKVGSDILPALLLSYNDLPSHLKRCFAFCAIFPKDYEIEVDMLIRLWMAQGFIPSEGTAEPEVKGHRIFMELHKRCFFQDVRRVKERRYVDFLGNIMHDYFRWRDYELEVKGYCSLRTCKMHDLIHDLAQHISGEEGVALLAPYTATEPRKDVHHLSLPGTYSSSKIHETLGKFPALRTLLVRDAYFGKAVDNISRPAKLRVLGFHNLNATMLLMLEYVAFLLNKIYNRIGFRCDILAKTKSITERFLGVIL, from the coding sequence ATGCAACCTGAGATACATCGTCCATTGAACCTCCAGCACCACCATATTCTGACAACAATAATCATGGTTGTCGAGGCACTTCTCTCGTCCTTCTTGGAAATTCTGATCGGCTCAACGAAGAATAGCGTAGTCCGGCAGATAGGTGGTGTCTGGGGTCTGGAGGAGGACCTGGAAAAGCTTGAGAGGACGTTGTTGCGGATTCAATCCATCGTTGGAGATGCAGAGGAGCAGCAGATTAAGGACACTGCCGTCAAAAATTGGTTGACGGCACTCAGGGATGCGGCCTACGCTGCAGAGGACGTTCTCGACGAATTTAATCTCGAAACCCTCAGGAAGAGTAACAGAGCAATCGAGAACAAGATGATGGGCAAGGTCAGTGACTTCTTTTCATCCCATAATCCACTTTATTTTCGATTCAAAATGGCAAGGAAATTGAACGAAGTAGTAAAGAGTATAGATGAGATTGCAGCAGAGAGTCGTAAGTTCAATTTTGCAGTTCGCACACAAGAGCAAACCCCCCCAACTGTACGACAAACACACTCTTATGTCGTGGAATCGGATGTTATTGGTAGAGGCGAGGAGAAGGATGAGATAGTAAAGCTGCTAATAGAACAGCAGGATGAGAATGAGAAGATTGCAGTCCTCCCTATAGTTGGCATGGGAGGATTAGGAAAGACTACCTTAGCTAAACTGATCTACCAAGACAAGCGGGTGGAGAGGCATTTCCAATTGCGTATTTGGGTTTGTGTGGGCTCTGTTTTTGATCTGGGAGAGATTCTTAAAGCGATCATCAGTTCCGCCACTGGGAGACAGAGCGACCTGAAATTTATGGACATGTTACAATGCAGTGTTCGAGATGTATTGGCCGGGAAAAGATATCTGCTTGTGTTAGACGACGTATGGAATGAAGACTCATCGAAGTGGGACGACTTAAAAGCGCTGTTAGCTTGCGGAGGAGACGGAAGCAGAGTTGTTGTGACCACGCGTAGTGATGGAGTGTCGTCCATGATGGGTACGCTCACCACTCACAAGCTGCCATTCCTATCTGAAGAAGATTCATGGGATTTGTTCAGGAGAAGAGCATTTCCAAGCGGACAAGATGATGATAAGCAGCAGCATCAAAATCTGGTGGAGATTGGAAAAGCCATTGTAACAAAGTGTGGGGGATTGCCTCTCGCAGTGAAGGCCCTGGGCAGCATGATGAGCTACCAGAATGATGAAAGGGAGTGGTCTGCTATAAAGGAAAGTAGCATCTGGGCTACCAAAGTCGGTAGTGATATCCTACCTGCACTGCTTCTGAGTTATAATGACTTGCCTTCGCACCTGAAGCGATGCTTCGCCTTCTGTGCCATATTCCCCAAAGATTACGAGATAGAAGTTGACATGTTGATTCGACTGTGGATGGCTCAGGGGTTTATTCCATCGGAAGGAACAGCAGAACCGGAGGTTAAAGGCCACCGAATTTTCATGGAGCTACACAAGAGATGCTTCTTTCAAGATGTACGCCGAGTTAAAGAACGTAGATACGTAGACTTCTTGGGtaatatcatgcatgattatTTTCGTTGGAGAGATTATGAGTTAGAAGTCAAAGGATATTGCAGTTTGAGAACATGCAAGATGCACGACCTCATTCATGACCTTGCACAACATATATCGGGAGAAGAAGGTGTCGCGTTGCTAGCGCCATACACTGCCACAGAACCAAGGAAGGATGTGCATCACTTGTCCTTACCAGGAACCTACTCGTCTTCCAAAATCCACGAGACGCTGGGGAAATTTCCTGCCCTGCGGACGCTACTGGTACGAGATGCATATTTTGGAAAAGCTGTGGACAACATTTCAAGACCGGCCAAATTAAGAGTGTTAGGATTCCATAATTTAAATGCTACGATGTTGctaatgttagaatatgtggcctttttattgaataagatatataatagaattgggttccgttgcgatattttagccaagactaagtccattacggaacgattcctcggagtgatcctgtga
- the LOC135678650 gene encoding uncharacterized protein LOC135678650 yields the protein MPELRISKKHHKHINNPFPSTLKCLPFIHGGLSFSPHKISQDQSYQIGEDFQLAWSCRNGGCLSISHRSQPNRSIWSTIPGEAFISAAAVQTQVEESRGSFAIKDGDVLFICKHQSVEEIRVLYETDIEENAEDDNLLSGFSNSNNKGTPESFNKSYSPILMITGRLFSKKTNILPKKSLYLGKKKIRFGWARKPSFVARYWFLLEQRSSNQIGFSVKFGEYDKKLSPSVTKRRILQGSSWKLIRMQRQCIAYISRQRGFVALSSQDEQGEEQVVTEFNKVFITYASDKDEKFYGFGEQFSHMEFKGKRVPIIVQEQGIGRGDQPITFAANLISYRSGGDWSTTYAPSPFYMTSKMRSLYLEGYNYSAFDLTKPDRVQIQIYGNYAQGRILNGYSPVELIETYTETIGRPPVLPNWIISGAVVGMQGGTEAVHRVWDQLQDHDVPISAFWLQDWVGKRETVIGSQLWWNWEVDTCHYAGWRELVNDLRTHDIRVMTYCNPCLVPTDDKPNKYKNLFEEAKSLGILVKDKTQGTYMIPNTAFDVGMLDFTHPATSSWFKKILREMVDTGVRGWMADFGEGLPLDAHLYSDEDPFEAHNRYPELWAKVNREFVDDWAATCHGKEKEDPEENLVFFMRAGFRGSPKWSMLFWEGDQMVSWQANDGIKSSVTGLLSSGLSGFAFNHSDIGGYCTVDMPIIRYRRSEELLMRWMELNAFNVVFRTHEGNKPSSNCQFYSNRNTLAHFARCAKIYKAWKFYRIQLVKEAAQRGLPVARHLFLHYPDDKHVHSLTYQQFLVGTDILVVPVLDKAKKEVKAYFPMAGGCSWQHIWTGKIFTRPFNHPGHNQGFEAWVDAPIGYPAVFVKCGSHIGEAFLRNLKALNIL from the exons ATGCCAGAGTTGAGGATCTCCAAGAAGCACCACAAGCACATCAACAATCCCTTTCCTTCCACCCTAAAGTGCCTGCCTTTCATCCATGGAGGACTCTCCTTCAGTCCACACAAGATTTCACAAGACCAGAGTTATCAGATTGGGGAGGATTTCCAGCTTGCTTGGAGCTGCAGAAATGGTGGCTGCCTTTCGATCTCGCACCGATCTCAGCCTAACAGGAGCATATGGTCTACGATCCCAGGAGAGGCCTTCATATCTGCTGCAGCTGTCCAGACTCAGGTGGAGGAGAGCAGAGGCTCTTTCGCTATTAAGGATGGTGATGTTCTTTTCATCTGCAAGCACCAGTCTGTGGAAGAAATAAGGGTCCTTTATGAGACGGACATTGAAGAGAATGCTGAAGATGATAATCTCTTATCTGGGTTTTCAAACTCAAACAATAAAGGAACTCCTGAATCATTCAATAAGTCTTACTCCCCGATTCTGATGATCACAGGAAGGCTCTTCAGTAAGAAGACTAACATACTTCCTAAGAAAAGCTTGTACCTGGGGAAGAAAAAAATCAGATTTGGATGGGCTAGGAAACCTTCATTTGTTGCTAGATACTGGTTTTTGCTTGAACAGAGGAGCAGCAATCAAATTGGTTTTTCTGTAAAGTTTGGTGAATATGATAAGAAATTGAGCCCAAGTGTAACAAAAAGAAGAATTCTACAGGGCTCAAGCTGGAAACTAATCCGAATGCAGCGTCAATGCATTGCATACATCTCAAGGCAAAGAGGTTTTGTTGCACTCTCATCACAGGATGAGCAAGGAGAAGAGCAAGTGGTTACAGAATTCAATAAAGTTTTCATCACATATGCGAGTGACAAAGATGAAAAGTTCTATGGTTTTGGGGAGCAGTTCTCCCATATGGAGTTCAAAGGAAAGAGGGTGCCTATAATTGTCCAAGAGCAAGGTATTGGAAGAGGAGATCAACCCATCACCTTCGCAGCCAATCTGATTAGTTACAG ATCAGGAGGTGATTGGAGTACGACATATGCCCCTTCACCATTCTACATGACCTCCAAAATGAGATCCCTTTATCTTGAAGGATACAATTATTCAGCTTTTGATCTCACAAAGCCTGATAGAGTACAGATTCAG ATATATGGAAATTATGCTCAAGGAAGAATACTGAACGGATATTCACCTGTTGAACTAATTGAAACCTATACAGAAACCATAGGGAGACCTCCAGTGCTTCCAAACTGGATTATTTCTGGTGCTGTTGTCGGGATGCAGGGAGGCACAGAAGCTGTCCACAGAGTGTGGGATCAATTACAGGATCATGATGTTCCTATTTCAGCATTTTGGTTGCAG GACTGGGTTGGCAAGAGGGAaacagtaattgggtcacaattatGGTGGAACTGGGAAGTTGATACCTGCCATTATGCTGGATGGAGAGAGCTAGTCAACGATCTTCGTACTCATGATATTAGAGTCATGACCTACTGCAACCCCTGCCTTGTTCCA ACTGATGACAAGCCAAACAAATACAAGAATCTGTTTGAAGAAGCTAAGAGTTTAGGCATCTTAGTAAAAGATAAAACACAAGGAACATACATGATACCGAACACGGCTTTTGATGTGGGAATGTTGGATTTTACACATCCTGCAACAAGTAGTTGGTTCAAGAAAATTCTACGCGAAATGGTGGATACTGGAGTAAGAGGTTGGATGGCCGATTTTGGTGAAGGATTACCTTTAGATGCTCACCTCTATTCAG ATGAAGACCCCTTTGAAGCTCATAACAGATACCCTGAACTTTGGGCTAAGGTCAACAGGGAATTTGTAGATGATTGGGCAGCAACCTGTCATGGAAAGGAGAAGGAAGATCCAGAAGAAAACTTAGTCTTTTTCATGAGGGCTGGCTTCAGAGGTAGCCCTAAGTGGTCTATGTTGTTTTGGGAGGGTGATCAAATGGTAAGTTGGCAGGCTAATGATGGAATAAAGAGTAGCGTAACAGGTTTGCTGAGCAGTGGCCTCTCAGGTTTTGCCTTCAACCATAGTGATATTGGAGGCTACTGTACAGTAGACATGCCTATCATCAGGTACCGTCGAAGCGAAGAACTTCTCATGCGCTGGATGGAATTAAATGCATTCAATGTAGTATTCCGGACACATGAA GGAAACAAGCCATCGTCCAATTGCCAGTTTTACTCTAACAGAAACACATTAGCTCATTTTGCACGCTGTGCCAAGATATACAAAGCTTGGAAATTCTACCGAATCCAACTTGTAAAG GAGGCAGCTCAGAGAGGCTTGCCTGTTGCTAGGCATCTATTCCTCCACTATCCAGATGACAAGCATGTACATAGCTTGACATACCAGCAGTTCTTAGTTGGGACAGATATACTGGTAGTTCCTGTCCTTGACAAAGCCAAAAAGGAAGTCAAGGCCTATTTCCCTATGGCAGGTGGGTGTTCCTGGCAACACATTTGGACAGGAAAGATCTTCACCAGGCCTTTCAATCACCCAGGGCATAATCAAGGGTTTGAAGCCTGGGTTGATGCTCCCATTGGCTACCCAGCTGTGTTTGTAAAGTGCGGTTCCCACATAGGAGAAGCATTTTTAAGAAACTTAAAAGCTCTTAACATACTATAG